One window of the Neorickettsia findlayensis genome contains the following:
- the nusG gene encoding transcription termination/antitermination protein NusG, with protein sequence MSSNSNHTWCVLRVRSGSESKVCDLIKSRCSDKVVDLFSPALVKFDTSASKRFLPGYVFVKVAPGSTFLNEVSVMRSLYGIPCRFLSQAGSPKYLSDKDIDEMRNFMLSPEVVQESGKISVGSRVAILCEYFEACVGEVDEIDERTSKAKVKIVFCGQDVVVSFSLDQLKLVE encoded by the coding sequence ATGAGTAGTAATTCCAATCATACTTGGTGTGTTCTGCGCGTAAGATCGGGCAGTGAGTCGAAGGTATGCGATCTTATCAAAAGTCGTTGTAGTGATAAGGTCGTTGATCTCTTCTCGCCCGCTCTTGTGAAGTTTGATACCTCTGCTTCCAAAAGGTTTCTTCCTGGTTATGTTTTTGTCAAAGTTGCTCCAGGTTCAACTTTTTTAAATGAGGTCTCTGTGATGCGCAGTTTGTATGGCATTCCTTGTAGATTCCTTAGTCAGGCCGGTTCACCTAAGTACTTGTCGGATAAAGATATCGACGAAATGAGAAATTTTATGCTTTCTCCTGAGGTTGTACAAGAATCTGGAAAGATATCGGTTGGTTCGCGTGTTGCTATTCTCTGTGAATACTTTGAGGCATGTGTAGGTGAAGTTGATGAGATTGATGAAAGGACGTCGAAGGCTAAAGTGAAGATAGTGTTTTGTGGCCAGGATGTGGTAGTGTCATTCAGTTTGGATCAGCTGAAATTGGTTGAATAA
- the rpoC gene encoding DNA-directed RNA polymerase subunit beta', translating to MGDFRSFRQSGGGSVDFDGIKISLASADKIRSLSYGEVTKPETINYRTFKPEKNGLFCAKIFGPTKSYECLCGKYKKIKYSGVICERCGVEVTSSRVRRERMGHIELASPVAHIWFLKSLPSKICILLDLTLKNVEKVLYFELYIVIDPGVTTFTKHELITDETYMNAVREYGPDSFTAMIGAEAIRHMLASLDLEKMAVKLRSQAAATNSEVKKKKIIKTLRLVEQFLGSDSRPVDMILDVIPVMPPDLRPLVMLDGGRFATSDLNALYRSVINRNNRLKSLIYLKAPNIIINNERRMLQEAVDALFDNGRRAKVIKGSNKRPYKSISDMLKGKQGRFRQNLLGKRVDYSGRSVIVVGPALELHQCGLPKKIALELFKPFIYSKLELYGIAPTIKTARRMVQNEQPEVWDVLAKVIHQHPVFLNRAPTLHRLSVQAFEPVLIEGKAIQLHPLVCTAFNADFDGDQMSVHVPLSIEAQVEARLLVMSTNNVLNPANSRPIIIPSKDIVLGVYYLSLEEKGDVVHPVTFCAAWEAEYAFGNGDIRLHTKIRCGVELEGEVKVYTTTFGRLQLFKILPKGVPFESINMVLTVRDISNLVDLVYRTCGHGKTVEFADGIMELGFRYATLSGISFGKDDMVVPPTKAEHVKRANEEVKEYEFQYQEGLITKHEKYNKVVDAWQKCTDLVAKDMMDGISGYESVAEMNSIFMMAQSGARGSAAQIKQLAGMRGLMAKPSGEIIPNPIISNLREGQGVLEYFNSTHGARKGLADTALKTANSGYLTRRLVDVAQDSIIVEEDCGSSEGLVVRATVEGGVVIIPLSDSIFSRVSAADIIDPSDGSVIVRAGEMFDYKSIERIESLGIDSVRIRSVLTCTSKHGICRKCYGADLSNRKLVALGEAVGVIAAQSVGEPGTQLTMRTFHVGGAATRRVENSSMVAFCGGKVKFTNANLITDRDGNYVVLSRSFEILLIDSLGIEHFQGRVQYGGTVYVKEGEVVPIGKKLADWDLYTVPIIAEASGKVSYADMIEGVSYNEVHDESTGILNRMIVDWRQAESSSGLRPRVEILDETGSIATCQQSKDAVYLLPLGAILSVSNGDVVEAGDVIAKITKESTTTRDITGGLPRVIELFEARKAKVNAVISEIDGYVEFAKDYYKSKRKVIVRSREDKERIYEYLVPKGRHLIVSEGDFIRKGEPLMDGDPDLHEILRVLGLEALAEYMISEIQRVYRLQGVKINNKHIEVIIRKMLQKVEITDAGDTTFLIGEQIDKSRVERINEVMASQGLRCCSYVPILLGITRASLQTESFISAASFQETTKVLTEAAVAGKVDRLRGLKENIIAGRLLPVGAGYFIDKLKREFTGEQRGKQVSVGVDGDMTSV from the coding sequence ATGGGAGATTTTAGGAGTTTTCGCCAGAGTGGTGGCGGCTCGGTTGATTTTGATGGTATCAAGATTTCCCTTGCGAGTGCTGATAAGATACGCTCTCTCTCTTATGGGGAAGTCACCAAGCCTGAGACTATCAATTACAGGACGTTCAAGCCAGAAAAGAATGGTCTTTTTTGCGCAAAAATTTTTGGTCCGACGAAGAGTTACGAGTGTCTTTGTGGAAAATATAAAAAGATTAAGTATAGTGGGGTAATCTGTGAGAGGTGTGGAGTAGAAGTTACTTCCTCTAGGGTACGCCGTGAGCGTATGGGCCATATAGAATTGGCTAGTCCTGTTGCACATATATGGTTCTTGAAATCTCTTCCATCGAAGATTTGCATCTTGCTGGATTTGACGCTTAAAAACGTGGAGAAGGTGCTCTACTTTGAGCTATATATAGTGATCGATCCGGGTGTTACTACATTTACTAAGCACGAGCTCATCACTGATGAAACCTATATGAATGCGGTTCGTGAGTACGGTCCTGACTCGTTTACTGCGATGATAGGTGCCGAGGCTATCAGGCATATGCTTGCCTCACTGGATCTGGAAAAGATGGCAGTGAAATTGCGCTCTCAAGCGGCTGCAACAAATTCTGAAGTAAAGAAGAAAAAGATCATTAAGACGTTGCGTCTAGTAGAACAGTTTCTTGGATCAGATAGTAGGCCAGTTGATATGATTTTGGATGTCATACCGGTAATGCCACCTGATCTTAGACCGCTTGTAATGTTGGATGGAGGAAGGTTTGCGACCTCTGATTTGAATGCATTGTACAGGTCAGTGATCAACCGGAACAATAGACTGAAAAGTCTGATCTATCTGAAAGCGCCTAATATCATCATAAATAACGAAAGGCGCATGTTACAGGAAGCTGTAGATGCACTTTTTGATAATGGGCGTCGTGCAAAGGTTATTAAAGGTAGTAACAAGCGCCCTTACAAATCCATTAGTGATATGCTTAAGGGAAAACAAGGTAGGTTCCGGCAAAATCTGCTTGGTAAGCGCGTAGACTACTCTGGAAGATCCGTGATAGTTGTTGGTCCAGCTTTAGAGCTCCACCAGTGCGGTTTGCCTAAGAAAATTGCGCTAGAATTATTTAAACCTTTTATATACTCTAAACTGGAGCTTTATGGGATTGCGCCAACGATCAAGACTGCTCGGAGAATGGTGCAAAATGAACAGCCGGAAGTTTGGGATGTACTTGCAAAGGTTATTCATCAGCATCCTGTCTTTTTGAATAGAGCACCTACGCTTCATAGGTTGAGTGTCCAAGCATTCGAGCCGGTTCTCATTGAAGGTAAGGCTATACAGTTGCACCCGTTGGTTTGTACTGCTTTTAACGCCGATTTTGACGGTGATCAGATGTCTGTTCACGTGCCTTTGTCTATTGAGGCACAGGTTGAAGCTAGGTTGCTTGTTATGTCGACGAATAATGTCCTGAATCCAGCGAATTCACGGCCGATTATTATCCCATCTAAAGATATAGTCTTAGGTGTGTATTATCTAAGCCTCGAGGAGAAAGGAGATGTTGTTCACCCGGTGACTTTCTGTGCTGCATGGGAAGCTGAGTATGCTTTTGGGAATGGTGATATTAGGCTTCACACTAAAATCAGGTGTGGTGTTGAACTAGAGGGTGAGGTCAAGGTTTATACAACAACTTTTGGTAGATTGCAGTTATTTAAGATTCTTCCAAAAGGCGTGCCGTTTGAGAGTATAAACATGGTGCTTACTGTTAGAGATATAAGCAATCTGGTTGATTTGGTGTATAGGACTTGTGGTCATGGTAAAACTGTTGAGTTTGCAGACGGCATCATGGAATTGGGTTTTCGGTATGCTACGCTTTCGGGTATTTCCTTTGGGAAAGATGATATGGTTGTGCCACCGACAAAAGCAGAGCATGTAAAAAGAGCAAACGAAGAGGTCAAGGAGTACGAATTTCAGTATCAAGAGGGTTTGATTACCAAACACGAAAAGTACAATAAGGTTGTTGATGCATGGCAAAAGTGTACAGACCTTGTTGCAAAAGACATGATGGATGGAATTTCTGGGTACGAAAGCGTTGCAGAGATGAATTCCATTTTTATGATGGCACAATCCGGTGCTAGGGGTTCCGCCGCGCAGATAAAACAGCTTGCTGGGATGAGAGGACTGATGGCCAAACCATCTGGTGAGATTATCCCGAATCCGATTATATCAAATTTGAGAGAAGGACAGGGTGTGTTAGAGTACTTTAACTCTACGCATGGCGCGCGTAAGGGGCTTGCAGATACGGCATTAAAAACTGCGAACTCTGGTTATCTGACTCGTAGGTTAGTTGATGTAGCACAGGATTCTATTATTGTTGAGGAGGATTGCGGCTCCTCTGAGGGGCTGGTGGTTCGTGCCACCGTTGAGGGCGGTGTGGTGATTATACCGCTCAGTGACAGTATATTCAGTAGGGTTTCTGCAGCCGATATTATAGACCCATCGGATGGTTCCGTGATAGTGCGTGCGGGAGAGATGTTCGATTATAAGTCTATCGAGAGAATAGAGTCGCTTGGTATAGATTCGGTTCGGATTCGTTCGGTTCTCACATGCACGAGTAAACACGGTATATGTCGCAAGTGCTATGGTGCAGATCTTTCGAATAGGAAGTTGGTTGCCCTTGGTGAGGCAGTAGGTGTGATTGCTGCTCAGTCGGTAGGTGAACCTGGAACACAGCTAACGATGAGAACATTCCACGTTGGTGGTGCCGCAACGCGCAGGGTGGAAAACTCGAGTATGGTCGCGTTTTGTGGGGGTAAGGTTAAGTTTACAAACGCGAACTTGATCACGGACCGTGATGGCAACTATGTTGTCTTAAGTAGGTCGTTTGAGATCTTATTGATCGATTCTCTTGGTATAGAACACTTCCAAGGTAGGGTGCAGTATGGTGGGACTGTATATGTAAAAGAAGGTGAAGTCGTTCCAATTGGGAAGAAGTTGGCTGACTGGGATTTGTACACTGTTCCGATAATAGCAGAGGCGTCCGGTAAGGTGTCTTATGCGGATATGATAGAGGGTGTCTCATACAATGAGGTTCATGATGAGAGCACCGGGATTTTAAATAGAATGATTGTTGATTGGCGTCAGGCGGAGTCTTCGTCAGGTTTGCGTCCACGCGTCGAAATACTTGATGAAACTGGTTCAATTGCAACGTGTCAGCAGTCCAAAGATGCGGTTTATCTGCTGCCGCTTGGAGCAATATTAAGTGTATCAAATGGCGATGTTGTTGAAGCTGGAGATGTGATTGCGAAGATCACAAAAGAGTCAACAACGACACGTGATATTACTGGTGGTCTACCTCGTGTAATCGAGCTGTTTGAAGCGAGAAAAGCTAAAGTTAATGCGGTGATTAGTGAAATTGATGGTTACGTCGAATTCGCAAAGGATTACTATAAATCAAAAAGAAAAGTTATTGTCAGATCTCGTGAAGATAAAGAGCGAATTTATGAGTACCTTGTACCAAAAGGTAGACATTTGATTGTTAGTGAGGGCGACTTTATTAGAAAGGGTGAGCCCCTTATGGATGGTGACCCGGATTTGCACGAGATCCTCAGGGTGCTTGGTTTGGAAGCTCTTGCGGAGTACATGATTAGCGAGATACAGCGTGTCTACAGGTTGCAGGGTGTTAAAATCAATAATAAACACATTGAAGTTATAATCCGTAAGATGCTACAAAAAGTTGAGATCACTGATGCTGGTGATACAACTTTCCTAATTGGGGAGCAGATTGATAAGTCTCGTGTAGAGCGGATTAATGAAGTTATGGCATCACAGGGGTTGAGATGCTGTTCTTATGTACCGATCCTATTGGGCATTACAAGAGCAAGTTTGCAAACAGAGTCGTTTATTTCGGCAGCATCATTTCAGGAGACTACTAAGGTGTTAACAGAAGCTGCAGTTGCCGGTAAGGTTGACAGGTTAAGAGGTCTGAAAGAGAATATCATAGCAGGTAGGTTGTTGCCTGTTGGTGCTGGGTATTTTATCGATAAGTTAAAGCGCGAATTTACTGGCGAGCAGCGAGGTAAACAGGTATCTGTTGGAGTAGATGGTGATATGACCTCTGTTTAG
- a CDS encoding ribosomal L1 domain-containing protein — protein MREMISADDALKKLVGKACKFNESVDVAVHFSSKDSVKVGCVFRHPFYFGRILVFCGEPQMAELLDENVTYGGEDLIETIKAKKNFVKGYKYSLATPSMMAKLSKIARILGPRGLMPDSKYGLVTHDVAAAVAAILGGKALFKTNKAGVMHSKIGNLGMGLDKLRENLQVFCESVFATRPKNVGLQGYVRSISVSSTMGDGCFVDFLAL, from the coding sequence ATGAGAGAGATGATAAGTGCAGATGATGCTCTGAAAAAGTTAGTTGGAAAAGCATGCAAGTTTAACGAATCAGTTGACGTTGCGGTTCATTTTTCTTCGAAGGATTCTGTCAAAGTAGGTTGTGTTTTTAGGCACCCTTTTTATTTTGGGCGCATTCTTGTTTTTTGTGGTGAACCGCAGATGGCTGAGCTCCTTGACGAGAATGTAACGTATGGTGGTGAAGATCTTATAGAAACGATTAAAGCCAAGAAAAATTTTGTTAAAGGATATAAATATTCCCTTGCTACTCCTTCGATGATGGCGAAATTAAGCAAGATAGCTCGCATTCTGGGTCCTCGGGGTCTGATGCCTGATAGCAAGTATGGTTTGGTAACACATGATGTTGCTGCTGCGGTTGCTGCCATATTAGGAGGCAAGGCGCTCTTTAAAACTAACAAGGCGGGTGTTATGCACTCTAAAATTGGGAATTTAGGTATGGGCTTAGATAAGCTTAGGGAGAATCTGCAGGTTTTTTGTGAATCTGTTTTTGCAACTCGACCGAAGAACGTTGGCTTGCAAGGTTATGTGCGCAGCATTAGTGTGAGTAGCACCATGGGAGATGGGTGCTTTGTAGATTTTCTGGCTTTGTAG
- the rpoB gene encoding DNA-directed RNA polymerase subunit beta produces MSEFHRLYFDELLFDFPDLVKVQKDSYASFIGGGGAVSSINDIFASVFPVNDGYGRASLEFVSCRIGEPKHDEYGCVERGITYSAPLRAVLRLVVFGDETSAEDDEEVSNEQAVKDVREQEIYMGDIPIMSKNGTFIINGVERVVVSQMHRAPGVFFDNDKARSISGKLNYIARIIPYRGSWLDFEFDAKDVLYFRIDKKRKLPITLLLRALGLSNKDIFTRFCEVSECRLSKDGRWTVCFVPEKFKGVRLQYDLINAETGELVLAKGNRISIVLARNLYAKGLRYCYMDLEVMKDMYLADDLVSTKGEVLLPHGTKLTKEHVAKLEFLDVDSIKLVELKGNYIFGTVLQYDCSYEEAMLSIYRVIRPGEIPSIESAEKLFESLFFSPERYDLLNVGRIRLNAKFNLNHDESLTVLTKEDIFCTVKELAILQREVGDVDDIDHLGNRRVRSVGEFMDNQFRIGLVRMAKVIVENMATADFDTVMPCEMINSKILGAVIREFFMSSALSQFMDQTNPLSEITHKRRISALGPGGLNRGRAGFEVRDVHTTHYGRICATETPEGATIGLINSLAIYAKINKYGFIETPYRYVRDGRVTDEVTYLSAIDEIKANICQASVRVDEEGYILDDLVYCRRNYENVFIPRSEVQFADVSAKQIVSVAASLIPFLENDDANRALMGSNMQRQAVPLIVPEAPLVGTGMEGYVARGSGAVIVAKRAGVVQYIDARNIVVASESKDDFWVDSYTLCKFRKSNHNTCIHQRCVVHQGQRVKKGDILADGPAIQKGELALGRNLVVAFLSWRGYNFEDSVVISSNVVRDDLFTSVHLEGFECVVRDTRLGPEEITRDVSGVAEEFLHCLDEFGIACVGANVEAGDVLVGKVTPKSSSPVTPEEKLLRAIFGEKAIDVKDSSLYLPPGVSGCVVDVKVLQRRGIEKVGRALLIEKQAIDAEKARRDHELAVLTNYIYSLLREMLVGKVALNNLAPISKGDVITEDALGKIDRENWWKLSVDGISSIKLLRQRFVDRFDEINKTYEENFEKIRGDDDLAQGVLMVVKVFVAVKHTLQPGDKMSGRHGNKGVISRIVPVEDMPYLADGTPVDIILNPLGVPSRMNVGQILETHLGWAVYNLGKKISKLLDEGNYSEVKSLILEIYKNDRKMMARLKKMSDAEIVEYSRSLRNGVPVAASVFEGPKTDEIERLLVLAGKDPSGQEVLYDGVTGEQFDRKVTVGCKYMLKLHHLVNDKIHARSIGSYSLITQQPLGGKSHFGGQRFGEMECWALQAYGATFALQEMLTIKSDDVVGRVNVYDSIVRGDNDFYYGVPESFNVMMNELRALCLNVEFCSDLEKKEDFGGLALAASEQ; encoded by the coding sequence ATGTCTGAATTTCACAGGTTATACTTTGATGAGCTGCTTTTTGACTTTCCTGATCTAGTGAAAGTGCAGAAAGATTCTTACGCTTCGTTTATAGGTGGAGGCGGTGCTGTCTCTTCAATCAACGATATTTTTGCATCCGTTTTTCCAGTGAATGATGGATATGGTAGAGCTTCTCTCGAGTTTGTGAGCTGCAGAATAGGTGAGCCTAAGCATGATGAATATGGATGTGTTGAAAGAGGTATTACATACTCGGCGCCACTCCGGGCAGTACTTAGGCTAGTTGTTTTTGGTGATGAGACGTCTGCCGAAGATGATGAGGAGGTGTCGAATGAGCAGGCAGTAAAGGATGTAAGAGAACAGGAGATATACATGGGTGATATACCCATTATGTCTAAGAACGGGACATTCATAATAAATGGTGTAGAAAGGGTTGTTGTATCCCAGATGCACCGTGCACCTGGGGTGTTTTTCGATAATGACAAAGCCAGGTCGATCTCCGGCAAGCTCAATTATATTGCACGTATCATACCTTATAGGGGCTCTTGGTTGGATTTTGAGTTTGATGCCAAAGACGTATTATATTTTCGGATAGATAAAAAGAGAAAACTTCCGATAACTCTTTTGCTTAGGGCTTTAGGGTTATCAAACAAGGATATTTTCACTCGATTTTGTGAAGTTTCGGAATGTCGTTTGAGTAAAGATGGTAGGTGGACAGTTTGCTTTGTTCCGGAAAAGTTCAAGGGGGTCCGTCTTCAATACGATCTTATCAATGCCGAGACAGGCGAGTTGGTTTTAGCAAAGGGTAACAGGATTTCCATAGTGTTGGCGCGAAATCTATATGCGAAAGGATTGCGCTATTGCTATATGGATTTGGAGGTCATGAAGGATATGTACCTCGCTGATGATCTTGTCTCGACTAAAGGGGAGGTTCTTCTTCCACATGGTACAAAGTTGACAAAAGAACATGTTGCGAAGTTGGAATTTCTTGATGTAGATTCTATTAAGTTAGTCGAGCTCAAGGGTAATTACATATTCGGTACCGTTTTGCAGTACGATTGCTCTTACGAAGAGGCGATGCTCTCAATATATAGAGTTATTCGACCGGGTGAGATTCCTTCTATTGAGTCTGCGGAGAAATTGTTTGAGTCGCTCTTTTTTTCTCCTGAAAGATACGATCTCCTGAATGTAGGTAGGATCAGGTTAAATGCTAAGTTTAATCTAAATCATGACGAAAGTTTGACTGTTTTGACGAAGGAAGACATTTTTTGCACGGTAAAAGAGTTGGCCATTTTGCAAAGGGAGGTTGGGGACGTTGATGATATAGATCATCTTGGCAATAGGCGCGTTAGGTCTGTTGGGGAATTTATGGACAATCAATTTCGCATCGGACTTGTCAGAATGGCCAAGGTTATTGTCGAAAATATGGCAACTGCGGACTTTGATACGGTGATGCCGTGTGAAATGATAAATTCTAAAATCCTTGGAGCTGTCATTCGTGAATTTTTCATGTCTTCTGCACTGTCACAGTTCATGGATCAGACTAATCCGCTTTCAGAAATTACACATAAACGTCGTATATCAGCTTTGGGTCCAGGTGGGTTGAATAGAGGTAGAGCAGGATTTGAGGTGCGGGATGTGCATACCACGCATTACGGTAGAATCTGTGCAACGGAGACACCAGAAGGTGCGACTATTGGACTAATAAATAGTCTCGCTATATATGCGAAGATCAACAAATATGGTTTTATAGAGACCCCATATCGCTATGTACGTGATGGCCGTGTCACAGATGAAGTCACGTACCTTTCTGCGATTGATGAAATAAAGGCGAATATTTGTCAGGCCAGTGTTCGTGTTGATGAGGAAGGGTATATACTCGATGATCTGGTATACTGTCGCAGGAATTATGAAAATGTTTTTATTCCGCGTAGCGAGGTCCAATTTGCAGATGTATCAGCTAAACAGATCGTCTCAGTTGCTGCCTCTTTGATTCCGTTTCTGGAAAATGATGATGCGAATAGAGCTCTCATGGGTTCAAATATGCAAAGACAAGCTGTACCACTCATCGTACCTGAGGCACCATTAGTCGGGACTGGGATGGAGGGCTATGTAGCACGTGGTTCTGGTGCTGTAATAGTTGCTAAGCGTGCAGGCGTTGTACAGTATATAGATGCCAGGAATATAGTTGTCGCATCGGAGTCCAAGGACGATTTCTGGGTTGATTCTTATACGTTATGTAAGTTTAGAAAGTCGAATCACAATACATGCATACACCAGCGGTGTGTCGTCCATCAGGGACAGCGCGTTAAAAAGGGTGATATTCTTGCTGACGGACCAGCGATTCAAAAGGGTGAGTTGGCTCTGGGAAGGAATTTAGTGGTAGCTTTTCTTTCGTGGCGTGGCTATAACTTTGAGGATTCTGTTGTCATTTCGAGTAATGTCGTTCGTGACGATCTTTTTACTTCAGTACATTTAGAAGGGTTCGAATGCGTTGTTCGTGATACAAGATTGGGACCTGAGGAGATAACAAGGGATGTTTCCGGTGTGGCAGAAGAGTTTTTGCACTGTCTTGATGAGTTTGGCATAGCGTGTGTTGGAGCGAACGTTGAGGCTGGAGATGTTCTGGTAGGAAAGGTGACGCCTAAAAGCAGTTCGCCTGTTACACCTGAGGAAAAATTACTACGTGCCATATTTGGAGAAAAAGCGATTGATGTGAAAGATTCATCTCTATACTTACCACCGGGTGTGTCCGGTTGTGTGGTAGATGTGAAGGTATTGCAACGTCGAGGTATAGAAAAGGTTGGTAGGGCGTTGTTGATAGAAAAACAGGCCATTGATGCTGAAAAAGCAAGACGTGACCATGAGCTTGCGGTGTTAACGAACTATATCTACTCGCTTCTTAGGGAAATGCTGGTTGGTAAGGTTGCCCTTAATAATTTGGCTCCTATCTCGAAGGGTGATGTGATTACGGAGGATGCCCTTGGAAAGATAGATAGGGAGAATTGGTGGAAGCTTAGTGTTGATGGAATCTCTTCTATAAAGCTCTTGAGACAAAGGTTCGTTGATCGCTTTGATGAAATTAATAAGACCTACGAAGAGAATTTCGAAAAAATTCGTGGTGACGATGATTTGGCACAGGGCGTTCTGATGGTGGTCAAGGTTTTTGTCGCTGTGAAGCATACGCTTCAACCGGGTGATAAGATGTCGGGTAGGCATGGAAATAAAGGTGTTATTTCCAGGATAGTTCCGGTGGAAGATATGCCTTACTTAGCTGATGGTACACCTGTAGATATCATACTTAACCCTCTGGGCGTGCCTTCGCGGATGAATGTAGGACAAATTCTTGAGACACATCTTGGTTGGGCTGTGTACAATTTGGGTAAGAAAATCTCGAAATTACTTGATGAAGGTAACTACTCTGAGGTGAAGTCGTTGATTCTCGAGATTTACAAGAACGATAGGAAAATGATGGCGAGGCTTAAGAAGATGTCGGATGCTGAAATAGTTGAGTATTCGCGCTCCTTAAGAAACGGTGTTCCAGTTGCGGCTTCGGTTTTTGAGGGGCCTAAGACAGATGAGATAGAAAGGTTGTTGGTTCTTGCAGGCAAGGATCCTTCGGGTCAGGAAGTCTTATATGATGGTGTAACTGGTGAGCAGTTCGATAGGAAGGTTACTGTCGGGTGCAAGTATATGCTGAAGTTGCATCACTTAGTGAATGATAAGATTCATGCACGCTCTATTGGCTCCTACAGTTTGATAACGCAGCAGCCACTTGGAGGAAAGTCACATTTTGGTGGACAGCGTTTTGGTGAAATGGAATGCTGGGCATTGCAAGCTTATGGTGCAACATTTGCGTTGCAGGAAATGCTTACCATCAAATCTGATGACGTAGTAGGTCGTGTCAATGTGTACGATTCAATAGTGCGTGGTGATAATGATTTTTACTATGGTGTTCCCGAGTCCTTTAATGTGATGATGAATGAGTTGAGGGCTTTGTGTTTAAATGTGGAGTTTTGTTCCGACTTAGAAAAAAAAGAAGATTTTGGCGGTCTTGCATTAGCGGCATCGGAACAGTAG
- the secE gene encoding preprotein translocase subunit SecE: MNFFRSVFAEFRSIAWPSRREVVSFSLFALSITSVFALLFAFTDYVIFLMVRFFY, from the coding sequence ATGAATTTTTTTCGCAGCGTTTTCGCAGAGTTTAGGAGTATAGCTTGGCCGTCCAGAAGGGAAGTTGTGTCTTTTTCCCTTTTTGCCCTTTCCATCACTTCGGTTTTTGCTCTGCTTTTTGCGTTTACGGATTATGTTATCTTTTTGATGGTCCGGTTTTTTTACTAA
- a CDS encoding ribosomal protein L7/L12: MSKVECSEIAQKILSLSLVEAAELAAELKRVLNLPDVAMAPAAAAAPAPSEPVEKKSEATKFTLILKGYGEKKTSAIKALKTIFKQELGQDLGLKELKDKVEAVPVDILSGLTKEKADAYAKILKEAECEPELKGE, encoded by the coding sequence GTGTCTAAAGTTGAGTGTTCTGAAATTGCTCAAAAGATTTTGTCTTTGAGCCTTGTTGAAGCAGCTGAGCTCGCTGCTGAGTTGAAAAGGGTTTTGAATTTACCCGATGTTGCTATGGCTCCTGCTGCAGCTGCTGCACCTGCGCCGTCTGAGCCTGTTGAAAAAAAGAGCGAAGCAACCAAGTTTACATTAATTTTAAAGGGTTATGGTGAGAAGAAGACAAGCGCCATCAAAGCGTTGAAGACGATCTTCAAGCAAGAGTTAGGTCAAGATCTGGGTTTAAAGGAGCTTAAAGACAAGGTTGAGGCGGTTCCTGTAGATATTCTTTCCGGTCTCACAAAAGAAAAAGCTGATGCATATGCAAAGATCCTGAAGGAAGCTGAATGTGAACCTGAATTAAAAGGAGAATAA
- the rplJ gene encoding 50S ribosomal protein L10 produces the protein MNERKTAFLAKLEMILKQRVVLVVKVSSLSAQEVFSVREKLWDFEGNFSFVKNSLAKIAVENSCLSFLSEYFSTSVAFLHCNRNVPEFLRCVLRFSGEYGRDRLEILGGKYEKALFDLRLIDEFSKLPDEMHIYLSLINTINSIPVALVNSLDSPARLLAGYFDSYVKGANVNC, from the coding sequence ATGAATGAGAGAAAAACAGCTTTTTTGGCGAAGCTTGAGATGATACTTAAGCAGAGGGTTGTGCTTGTCGTTAAGGTTTCCTCGCTTAGTGCCCAGGAAGTCTTTAGTGTTCGTGAAAAGTTGTGGGATTTTGAAGGTAATTTTAGTTTTGTGAAAAATTCACTCGCTAAGATTGCTGTTGAAAATTCTTGTTTATCTTTTTTATCTGAGTATTTTTCTACAAGTGTCGCTTTTCTGCATTGCAATCGAAATGTTCCCGAGTTTCTACGTTGTGTGTTGAGGTTTTCGGGTGAATACGGGAGAGATAGGTTAGAAATTCTCGGTGGAAAATATGAGAAAGCGCTTTTTGATCTTCGGTTGATCGATGAATTTTCCAAGCTGCCTGATGAAATGCATATATACTTATCGCTTATTAATACCATCAATTCTATTCCTGTTGCCTTGGTGAACTCTTTGGATAGCCCCGCAAGGCTTTTAGCGGGTTATTTTGATTCTTATGTGAAAGGTGCTAATGTTAATTGCTAG
- a CDS encoding 50S ribosomal protein L11: MKKVVARLKLRVPAGKASPTPAIASSLGPKGVNLMKFCQACNELTASLAGNVRVRVLVYQDKTFDVVVKGKNSTDVIKSFLQFSKGSAAPGKSFIASVGQSKISEIAKELIGYMNTRDFDAAVRMVAGKVASMGIKVTGD, from the coding sequence ATGAAAAAAGTTGTTGCTAGGTTAAAGTTGCGTGTTCCAGCTGGTAAGGCTTCTCCGACCCCTGCCATAGCTTCGTCGCTTGGACCAAAGGGGGTCAACCTTATGAAGTTCTGTCAGGCGTGCAATGAATTAACTGCCTCGCTTGCAGGTAATGTAAGGGTGAGGGTTCTTGTGTATCAGGATAAAACCTTTGATGTTGTTGTAAAGGGTAAAAATTCTACAGATGTCATAAAATCTTTTTTGCAGTTTAGTAAGGGTTCTGCTGCTCCCGGAAAAAGTTTTATAGCCTCGGTTGGACAAAGTAAGATATCTGAAATTGCGAAAGAGTTGATTGGTTATATGAATACTAGGGATTTTGACGCTGCTGTTCGGATGGTTGCGGGAAAAGTGGCATCAATGGGCATAAAAGTGACTGGAGATTGA